Proteins from a single region of Candidatus Fermentibacter sp.:
- a CDS encoding NADP-dependent glyceraldehyde-3-phosphate dehydrogenase: MREPAEVFPADGSIPPEHWPGPVIEQRGYLCSGEIRQWDGPLQDVLSPICTPAPGCERRRIGGYPLLTGKEALEALDAACASQDGGRGEWPTMSVEGRIARLEEFASRMPAERDEVVRRMMWETGKSLPESRREFDRTVDYVRDTIEAMKDLDRASSRFSIEEGVIGQIRRAPLGVALCMGPFNYPLNETFTTLIPALLMGNSVIFKPPKLGVLLHEPLLEDFRDCFPEGVVNTVYGDGRTVVGPLMESGRVDVLAFIGTSRVADTLRRQHPRPHRLRCVLGLEAKNAAIVLPDADLDLAVRECALGALSFNGQRCTALKMLFVHGSIAGGFLERLSSVIGAMRAGMPWEEGVAITPLPEDGKVDAMCGLIADAVRGGAGVVNPGGGEATGTLMTPAVVYPVGPGMRLYTEEQFGPVVPVASFESTEEPLEWIARSDYGQQVSLFGRDPATLASLIDPLVNQVCRVNLNSQCQRGPDTFPFTGRKDSAEGTLSVSDALRVFSIRTLVAAKETEENTCILKHILRIPSLGSSI, encoded by the coding sequence ATGCGTGAACCCGCCGAAGTGTTCCCTGCAGACGGCTCCATCCCCCCGGAGCACTGGCCGGGGCCGGTCATTGAGCAGCGCGGATACCTGTGCAGCGGCGAGATCAGGCAGTGGGACGGCCCCCTCCAGGACGTCCTTTCTCCAATATGCACCCCTGCGCCCGGCTGCGAGCGGAGGAGGATCGGCGGATATCCGCTCCTCACCGGGAAGGAGGCCCTGGAGGCGCTCGACGCGGCATGCGCCTCCCAGGACGGAGGCAGGGGGGAATGGCCCACGATGTCCGTCGAGGGACGCATCGCCCGTCTCGAGGAATTCGCCTCCCGCATGCCGGCGGAACGCGACGAGGTGGTCCGCAGGATGATGTGGGAGACCGGCAAGAGCCTTCCGGAATCGCGCAGGGAGTTCGACAGGACCGTCGATTACGTCCGCGACACCATCGAGGCCATGAAGGACCTGGACCGCGCGTCGTCCCGTTTCTCGATCGAGGAGGGGGTCATCGGCCAGATCCGGAGAGCGCCGCTCGGAGTCGCGCTCTGCATGGGCCCGTTCAACTATCCCCTCAACGAGACGTTCACCACGCTCATCCCGGCCCTCCTGATGGGGAACTCGGTCATCTTCAAGCCGCCCAAGCTGGGGGTACTCCTGCACGAACCCCTCCTCGAGGACTTCAGGGACTGCTTCCCCGAGGGTGTCGTCAATACCGTCTACGGGGACGGCCGGACTGTCGTCGGCCCTCTGATGGAATCGGGGCGTGTGGACGTCCTCGCGTTCATCGGCACGAGCAGGGTGGCGGACACGCTCAGGAGGCAGCATCCCAGACCCCACAGGCTGCGGTGCGTGCTGGGCCTCGAGGCCAAGAACGCCGCGATCGTGCTGCCCGACGCCGATCTCGACCTCGCCGTGAGGGAGTGCGCCCTGGGCGCACTGTCGTTCAACGGCCAGCGCTGCACCGCCCTGAAGATGCTGTTCGTACACGGGAGCATCGCCGGGGGGTTCCTCGAGAGGCTGTCCTCCGTGATCGGAGCGATGCGCGCCGGCATGCCCTGGGAGGAAGGCGTCGCCATCACGCCGCTGCCCGAGGACGGCAAGGTCGATGCGATGTGCGGGCTCATCGCGGATGCCGTCAGGGGCGGCGCCGGCGTGGTGAATCCCGGGGGAGGGGAGGCGACAGGAACCCTGATGACTCCAGCGGTCGTATACCCCGTCGGCCCCGGCATGCGTTTGTACACCGAGGAGCAGTTCGGCCCCGTGGTGCCCGTGGCCTCGTTCGAATCGACGGAGGAACCCCTGGAATGGATCGCCCGGTCCGACTACGGCCAGCAGGTGAGCCTGTTCGGGCGTGACCCCGCTACGCTGGCCTCGCTGATCGACCCCCTGGTGAACCAGGTCTGCAGGGTGAACCTGAACAGCCAGTGCCAGAGGGGGCCCGACACCTTCCCGTTCACCGGGCGCAAGGACTCGGCGGAAGGCACCCTGTCGGTGTCCGACGCCCTGCGGGTGTTCTCGATCCGCACCCTGGTGGCCGCGAAGGAGACGGAGGAGAATACATGTATACTGAAGCACATCCTCAGGATACCATCTCTAGGTTCCTCTATATGA
- a CDS encoding FAD-binding oxidoreductase, whose protein sequence is MRILQGSGAVSEREPGILTDESGMAGAWCDEACWPSSAAEAAEYVRSCASRSLPLTISGGRTGVVAGALPDGGAVLSTCLMRRLGPVEGATVAVEAGVTLEDLSFRLSSDAPGLFFPPDPTEAAASLGGMAATDASGSDSLLYGSTRRWVESADLVLPDGSPVTLVRGDCAFGPGGTCRHPALGTLVMGEIPAHPNPKDAAGYALREGMDLLDLFLGSEGTLGLVTGLVLRLAPSPCTIIDAVLFHPDPQGLWPLAGAVRQSGLILRALEVMDRECLDFLRRDPLPGAVLPPEGASCAVMVRLESSGDAVTYSILGRLDDLATASGIPGDLVWAGFEGAWDSRMRSFRHSLPEMVNREISRLRLSVPGIRKYGSDSAVPPGLTGDFHAGIRAIIDGAGLAGVVFGHAGQGHLHANVLPRREAEMEASERCMHEIARLAVSMGGTVSAEHGLGRLKGGLLGMMHPPGVIASMTRLRRSLDPERRFARAIRWA, encoded by the coding sequence ATGAGGATCCTGCAGGGATCCGGCGCGGTGTCGGAAAGAGAGCCCGGCATCCTGACCGACGAGTCGGGCATGGCCGGCGCCTGGTGCGACGAGGCGTGCTGGCCCTCCTCGGCCGCCGAGGCCGCGGAGTACGTCCGGTCATGCGCGTCGAGGAGCCTCCCGCTGACGATCTCGGGAGGGCGCACGGGCGTCGTCGCTGGCGCACTGCCCGACGGCGGAGCAGTCCTGTCCACATGCCTCATGAGGAGGCTCGGCCCGGTTGAGGGCGCCACGGTGGCCGTCGAGGCAGGCGTCACCCTCGAGGATCTCTCGTTCCGTCTGTCGTCGGATGCCCCCGGCCTCTTCTTCCCGCCCGATCCCACGGAGGCCGCGGCATCCCTGGGCGGCATGGCCGCGACCGACGCTTCGGGGTCCGACAGCCTGCTGTACGGCTCGACGCGGAGATGGGTGGAATCCGCCGACCTCGTCCTCCCCGACGGCTCTCCCGTCACGCTCGTGCGGGGGGACTGCGCCTTCGGCCCGGGCGGCACCTGCCGCCATCCCGCGCTGGGCACGCTCGTCATGGGAGAGATCCCCGCGCACCCGAACCCCAAGGACGCGGCCGGCTACGCCCTGCGCGAGGGGATGGACCTGCTCGACCTCTTCCTCGGCTCCGAGGGGACCCTCGGACTGGTGACGGGGCTGGTTCTCAGGCTGGCTCCGAGCCCCTGCACGATCATCGATGCCGTCCTTTTCCACCCCGATCCCCAGGGCCTCTGGCCCCTGGCAGGGGCGGTCCGGCAGTCCGGGCTCATCCTGCGGGCACTCGAGGTCATGGACCGGGAGTGCCTCGACTTCTTGAGGCGCGACCCCCTCCCGGGTGCGGTCCTGCCCCCGGAGGGCGCCTCCTGCGCAGTGATGGTCCGCCTGGAATCCTCCGGCGATGCCGTGACGTACTCGATCCTGGGCAGGCTGGACGACCTGGCGACGGCTTCCGGGATACCGGGCGACCTGGTCTGGGCCGGATTCGAAGGGGCCTGGGATTCGAGGATGAGGAGCTTCCGCCACTCCCTGCCGGAGATGGTGAACAGGGAGATATCCAGGCTCCGGCTGTCGGTGCCGGGGATACGCAAGTACGGGTCCGATTCGGCGGTACCCCCGGGGCTGACAGGCGACTTCCATGCCGGCATCAGGGCCATCATCGACGGGGCCGGCCTCGCGGGCGTCGTCTTCGGCCACGCAGGCCAGGGGCACCTGCACGCCAACGTCCTCCCCCGGAGAGAAGCGGAGATGGAGGCATCGGAGCGGTGCATGCACGAGATCGCCCGGCTCGCAGTGTCGATGGGCGGCACCGTCTCGGCCGAGCACGGCCTGGGCAGGCTCAAGGGAGGACTGCTCGGGATGATGCACCCGCCGGGCGTGATCGCGTCGATGACGCGCCTCAGGCGGTCGCTGGACCCGGAGAGGCGCTTCGCGAGGGCCATCCGGTGGGCGTGA
- a CDS encoding 3-isopropylmalate dehydratase large subunit produces MGLTFAMKVLGRIAGHEVKTGEIVFVEPDIVLTHDNSSAIIDKFESTVPGGRVKYPDRIAIVLDHVIPADSSKDAAGQRKIREFVKRQGIGRFYEMGTGICHQVVPEKGLCPPGSLVVGSDSHTCTYGAFNSFATGIDRTEAAGLWITGRTWLKVPESICVNLEGGLGRMVSAKDIVLRIIGDIGADGANYMAVEFHGAGISSLRISERMTISNMGVEMGAKIAVFPADGQTREFFRDRGTRCDGAVWSDHDAPFIRTLDYDLSSLVPVVARPHAVDNVVPVTELPETRIDQVLLGTCTNGRLEDFRAAAAILKGRKVAPSVRLIVAPASREVYIQAMRAGYLEDLIQAGGTVIPPGCGPCLGAHQGVLAPGERCLSTANRNFKGRMGEKDAEIYLSSPETAAASALTGVVTDPREV; encoded by the coding sequence ATGGGCCTGACGTTCGCGATGAAGGTGCTGGGGCGCATAGCCGGGCACGAGGTGAAGACGGGCGAGATCGTCTTCGTCGAGCCCGACATCGTCCTCACCCACGACAACAGCTCGGCCATCATCGACAAGTTCGAGAGCACCGTCCCGGGCGGCCGCGTGAAGTACCCGGACAGGATCGCCATAGTGCTGGACCACGTGATCCCGGCCGACTCGAGCAAGGATGCCGCGGGCCAGCGCAAGATACGCGAGTTCGTGAAGAGGCAGGGCATCGGGCGCTTCTACGAGATGGGCACAGGCATCTGCCACCAGGTCGTGCCGGAGAAGGGGCTCTGCCCCCCGGGCAGCCTCGTCGTCGGCAGCGACAGCCATACCTGCACCTACGGCGCGTTCAACTCCTTCGCGACCGGCATAGACAGAACCGAGGCGGCCGGGCTCTGGATCACCGGGCGCACATGGCTCAAGGTCCCCGAGAGCATCTGCGTGAACCTGGAGGGCGGGCTCGGGCGCATGGTGTCGGCCAAGGACATCGTGCTGAGGATCATAGGCGACATCGGAGCAGACGGTGCCAACTACATGGCCGTCGAGTTCCACGGCGCCGGGATCTCCTCGCTCAGGATCTCCGAGCGCATGACCATCAGCAACATGGGCGTCGAGATGGGCGCGAAGATCGCCGTCTTCCCGGCCGACGGCCAGACGAGGGAGTTCTTCAGGGACAGGGGGACCCGCTGCGACGGCGCGGTGTGGAGCGATCACGACGCGCCCTTCATCCGGACTCTCGACTACGACCTTTCCAGCCTCGTACCGGTGGTCGCCAGACCCCATGCGGTCGACAACGTGGTGCCGGTGACGGAACTGCCCGAGACCAGGATAGACCAGGTCCTCCTCGGAACCTGCACGAACGGCAGGCTTGAGGACTTCAGGGCTGCCGCGGCCATACTCAAGGGCAGGAAGGTGGCTCCATCCGTCAGGCTCATAGTGGCACCCGCCTCGCGCGAGGTCTACATCCAGGCGATGAGGGCCGGCTACCTCGAGGATCTCATACAGGCCGGCGGGACCGTGATACCGCCGGGTTGCGGCCCATGCCTCGGCGCCCACCAGGGCGTCCTCGCCCCCGGAGAGAGGTGCCTCTCGACGGCGAACCGCAACTTCAAGGGCAGGATGGGGGAGAAGGACGCAGAGATCTATCTCTCCTCCCCCGAGACCGCCGCGGCAAGCGCTCTGACAGGTGTAGTCACCGACCCGAGGGAGGTGTGA
- the leuD gene encoding 3-isopropylmalate dehydratase small subunit (catalyzes the isomerization between 2-isopropylmalate and 3-isopropylmalate in leucine biosynthesis) encodes MAVFRYDQDDINTDLLFPGKYTYSCSKGPEIREHLLEDLDPGFAGSVQPGDIIMAGSNFGCGSSREQPSLGLKYVGLAGVVAKSFSRIFYRSAINQGLLLVECPAAVDAYRPGDEVSIDAKSGIVKVGGKSFPFPALPPEMIAVLEAGGLLEYISAELAAGKPK; translated from the coding sequence ATGGCCGTGTTCCGCTACGATCAGGACGACATAAACACCGACCTCCTGTTCCCCGGCAAGTACACGTACTCATGCTCGAAGGGCCCCGAGATCAGGGAGCACCTGCTGGAAGACCTCGACCCCGGCTTCGCCGGCTCGGTCCAGCCCGGCGACATAATCATGGCGGGCAGCAACTTCGGCTGTGGATCGAGCCGCGAGCAGCCCTCGCTCGGGCTGAAGTACGTCGGCCTGGCCGGGGTGGTGGCCAAGTCGTTCTCGCGGATCTTCTACCGCAGCGCCATCAACCAGGGGCTCCTGCTGGTCGAGTGCCCGGCGGCGGTGGACGCATACAGGCCCGGCGACGAGGTCTCGATCGATGCCAAGAGCGGCATCGTGAAGGTCGGAGGGAAATCGTTCCCCTTCCCCGCCCTGCCCCCGGAGATGATCGCGGTCCTCGAGGCCGGCGGGCTCCTCGAGTACATCTCGGCGGAACTCGCGGCCGGCAAGCCGAAATGA
- the glmS gene encoding glutamine--fructose-6-phosphate transaminase (isomerizing): MCGIVGYVGSKNALEILLGGLRRLEYRGYDSAGYAVQSKGGLIIRRCRGRVADLEALDPGNAVEATAGIAHTRWATHGEPSERNAHPQMDSTGRIALVHNGIIENYRALRRELQEQGIEFKSDTDTEVIAQLVGLEVTAGKGLFEAVRSALARVQGAYGIAVISTLEPGTMVAARHGSPLVVGVGESEFIVASDVAAIISHTRDVIFLGEGEVVSVGLEGMSSDRTPGLLRDRVETVEWDLAEIEKNGFSHYMLKEIFSQPESLTNAFLGRIDLDEGTAHLGGLGLTPADMNAVQRIIITACGTSWHAALIGKYLIESLARVPVDVEYASEFRYRDFVISPGSIMFVISQSGETADTLAALRACRSRGCRVFGIVNVVGSTIARETDAGVYIHAGPEIGVASTKAFTSQVMVLSLVAMAFGRARGVLSRAQGVELAREIKLIPGKVSKILESSDDIASLAREFTFARNFLYLGRGYNYPVALEGALKLKEISYIHAEGYPAAEMKHGPIALIDEEMPVLVIAVKDAAYDKILSNIQEVRARRGRVLAVATEGDEEISSVSDHVLWVPAAVDPLMPLLTVIPLQLLAYHVATARGCDVDKPRNLAKSVTVE; the protein is encoded by the coding sequence ATGTGCGGAATAGTCGGTTATGTGGGCTCGAAGAACGCCCTGGAGATCCTCCTCGGAGGTCTGCGCAGGCTCGAATACCGGGGGTACGATTCCGCCGGGTACGCTGTACAGAGCAAGGGCGGGCTCATCATCCGCAGGTGCAGGGGAAGGGTCGCCGACCTCGAGGCGCTGGATCCGGGCAATGCGGTCGAGGCCACCGCCGGCATCGCGCACACCAGGTGGGCGACGCATGGCGAGCCCTCGGAGAGGAACGCCCATCCCCAGATGGACAGCACCGGCAGGATAGCCCTGGTGCACAACGGCATAATCGAGAACTACAGGGCTCTCAGGCGCGAGCTCCAGGAACAGGGCATCGAGTTCAAGTCCGATACCGACACCGAGGTCATAGCCCAGCTCGTCGGCCTCGAGGTCACGGCGGGCAAGGGCCTCTTCGAGGCCGTCAGGTCCGCCCTGGCAAGGGTACAGGGGGCATACGGCATCGCGGTGATCTCCACCCTCGAACCCGGCACGATGGTGGCGGCCAGACACGGAAGTCCTCTGGTGGTCGGCGTCGGCGAATCCGAGTTCATAGTGGCGAGCGACGTGGCAGCGATCATCTCGCACACCCGCGACGTGATCTTCCTGGGCGAAGGCGAGGTAGTGAGCGTCGGCCTGGAGGGGATGTCATCCGACAGGACCCCGGGGCTCCTGCGCGACCGGGTCGAGACCGTGGAGTGGGACCTCGCCGAGATAGAGAAGAACGGCTTCTCGCACTACATGCTCAAGGAGATCTTCAGCCAGCCGGAGTCGCTCACCAACGCCTTCCTCGGCAGGATCGACCTGGACGAGGGCACGGCCCACCTCGGCGGCCTCGGCCTCACTCCCGCCGACATGAACGCCGTACAGCGGATCATCATCACCGCCTGCGGGACCTCGTGGCATGCCGCACTGATAGGCAAGTACCTGATAGAATCCCTGGCCAGGGTGCCCGTGGACGTCGAGTACGCCTCCGAGTTCAGGTACCGCGACTTCGTGATAAGCCCGGGCTCCATAATGTTCGTGATCAGCCAGAGCGGAGAGACCGCCGACACCCTGGCGGCGCTCCGGGCCTGCAGGAGCAGGGGCTGCAGGGTGTTCGGCATAGTGAACGTGGTCGGTTCGACCATCGCCCGGGAGACCGACGCAGGCGTATACATCCATGCCGGGCCGGAGATAGGCGTCGCCTCCACCAAGGCCTTCACCTCCCAGGTCATGGTCCTCTCGCTTGTGGCGATGGCGTTCGGAAGGGCACGCGGGGTACTCAGCAGGGCCCAGGGCGTCGAACTGGCCAGGGAGATAAAGCTCATCCCGGGGAAGGTCTCGAAGATACTCGAGAGCTCCGACGACATAGCCTCGCTCGCCCGGGAGTTCACCTTCGCGCGGAACTTCCTGTACCTCGGGAGGGGGTACAACTACCCGGTCGCCCTCGAAGGGGCGCTGAAGCTCAAGGAGATCTCGTACATACACGCCGAGGGGTATCCGGCCGCGGAGATGAAGCACGGCCCCATAGCCCTGATCGACGAGGAGATGCCGGTCCTCGTCATCGCGGTGAAGGATGCGGCCTACGACAAGATCCTCTCGAACATCCAGGAGGTGAGGGCCAGGCGGGGCAGGGTGCTCGCCGTGGCCACGGAGGGTGACGAGGAGATCTCGTCGGTCAGCGACCACGTGCTGTGGGTGCCGGCGGCCGTCGATCCCCTGATGCCCCTGCTCACCGTGATACCGCTCCAGCTCCTGGCCTATCATGTGGCCACGGCCAGGGGCTGCGACGTCGACAAGCCGCGCAACCTCGCGAAGAGCGTGACAGTAGAGTGA
- a CDS encoding YihY/virulence factor BrkB family protein: MIPAIQRIETGVRTLVRFVRFFGRRLYGKWDADSVYFSAAAISFNFLVTVIPLGLLLVTLSGFAFRGDDELRAVVGSWISEAGPLVPERMYQELENAFFSGASTSITGAIGLLSLFWLVSRLFGTIRTAFDRVFEVPRGRNPILGKLYDFLLALMVSICLFATLVMNTLASLVRDSLPGEIAARWPLVGELVGTGSAQALGFFFTSLLFFTLFWAAPNRRVSLRQAGTATVLASAMAWAGTRFYIWSISSPDWGLVYGSLATVMATFLWIYLMCVLLLASAEISQIIHEWRHMKRSLKLSPRDAGWMDRVAD; this comes from the coding sequence GTGATACCCGCCATCCAGCGGATCGAGACCGGGGTCAGGACCCTCGTCAGGTTCGTCCGCTTCTTCGGCAGGAGGCTGTACGGAAAGTGGGATGCGGACAGCGTCTACTTCTCGGCTGCGGCCATCTCGTTCAACTTCCTGGTCACCGTCATACCCCTGGGGCTGCTCCTCGTGACGCTGTCGGGCTTCGCCTTCCGCGGCGACGACGAGCTGCGGGCCGTGGTGGGATCATGGATCTCAGAAGCCGGGCCGCTGGTGCCCGAGAGGATGTACCAGGAGCTGGAGAATGCGTTCTTCTCCGGCGCCAGCACGAGCATCACCGGGGCCATCGGGCTCCTGTCGCTGTTCTGGCTCGTGAGCAGGCTCTTCGGGACGATCCGGACAGCCTTCGACCGTGTCTTCGAGGTCCCGCGGGGGCGCAACCCCATACTCGGCAAGCTCTACGACTTCCTGCTCGCCCTGATGGTCTCGATATGCCTGTTCGCCACGCTCGTGATGAACACGCTGGCCTCGCTGGTGAGAGACAGCCTGCCGGGCGAGATCGCCGCGCGCTGGCCCCTCGTGGGCGAGCTCGTGGGCACCGGCTCGGCACAGGCCCTGGGATTCTTCTTCACCAGCCTGCTGTTCTTCACGCTCTTCTGGGCCGCACCAAACCGGAGGGTCTCCCTGAGGCAGGCGGGGACCGCCACCGTGCTGGCGTCGGCCATGGCGTGGGCGGGGACGAGGTTCTACATCTGGAGCATAAGCAGCCCCGACTGGGGTCTGGTGTACGGCTCCCTGGCGACCGTCATGGCCACGTTCCTCTGGATCTATCTGATGTGCGTCCTGCTGCTCGCATCCGCGGAGATCAGCCAGATCATCCACGAATGGCGGCACATGAAGAGGAGCCTGAAGCTCTCGCCCCGCGATGCCGGCTGGATGGACAGGGTGGCCGACTGA
- a CDS encoding DUF933 domain-containing protein has translation MRIALSGPPGGGRTTLFRALAGNPSADSGNPLTVQVPDTRLDFLSEVWKPRKTVHASIVFTDTQSPAFSPKALSDLRDASVIALVLDNYATGSADSDFLSCESEMILSDLSVIEKRTERLAREGKTRTMEAKVLEEAGAMLADGRPLRTGTFDADALALLSPFAPLTLKPLFVVSNRADTPVSDEAVLLEHCAASSAKCLPVNAAFELELAEIPEAERGEFLESMGYEGSGLARIVTGAFDALDLMVFLTMGHDEVRAWPLPRNSSALEAAGRIHSDLARGFIRAQVVAYDDFHGCPDMQVLKERNLVRLEGRDYTVRDGDILEIRFSV, from the coding sequence ATGAGGATAGCTCTTTCAGGCCCGCCCGGCGGCGGGAGGACGACACTCTTCAGGGCGCTCGCCGGGAACCCGTCGGCCGACTCCGGAAATCCCCTGACCGTCCAGGTCCCCGACACCCGGCTCGATTTCCTGTCGGAGGTCTGGAAGCCCAGGAAGACCGTCCATGCCAGCATAGTCTTCACCGACACGCAGTCCCCCGCCTTCTCGCCGAAGGCCCTCTCGGACCTCAGGGACGCTTCCGTGATCGCGCTCGTGCTCGACAACTACGCCACCGGAAGCGCGGATTCGGACTTCCTCTCGTGCGAGTCCGAGATGATCCTGTCCGACCTCTCGGTCATCGAGAAGAGGACCGAGAGGCTGGCCCGCGAGGGGAAGACCCGGACGATGGAGGCGAAGGTGCTGGAGGAGGCCGGCGCGATGCTCGCCGACGGCAGACCTCTCCGCACCGGCACCTTCGATGCCGATGCGCTGGCTCTGCTCTCACCGTTCGCCCCGCTGACGCTCAAGCCCCTGTTCGTCGTCTCGAACCGGGCCGACACGCCGGTATCCGACGAGGCCGTCCTGCTGGAGCACTGTGCCGCGTCATCCGCGAAGTGCCTGCCGGTCAACGCCGCATTCGAGCTGGAGCTGGCCGAGATCCCGGAGGCCGAAAGGGGCGAGTTCCTCGAGTCCATGGGATACGAGGGCTCGGGGCTCGCCAGGATCGTCACCGGGGCTTTCGACGCGCTCGATCTGATGGTGTTCCTCACGATGGGGCACGACGAGGTCAGGGCCTGGCCGCTCCCGAGGAACTCGAGCGCCCTCGAGGCCGCGGGAAGGATCCACTCCGACCTGGCCCGCGGGTTCATCAGGGCCCAGGTGGTGGCCTACGACGACTTCCACGGCTGCCCCGACATGCAGGTGCTCAAGGAGAGGAATCTGGTGAGGCTGGAGGGCCGCGACTACACGGTCCGAGACGGCGACATCCTGGAGATCCGCTTCAGCGTCTGA
- a CDS encoding DUF2089 family protein translates to MDLGSALCPGCGRPMTPVACTCENCSLRLEGSFTVSPLASLPVQDQAIVIAFLRSFGSIKKVQELLGVSFPTARARLERIVDNLNGTMTAPDGRDDILELLARGELTVAQAMERL, encoded by the coding sequence ATGGATCTCGGAAGTGCTCTCTGCCCCGGATGCGGAAGACCGATGACTCCGGTGGCGTGTACGTGCGAGAACTGCTCGCTCAGGCTGGAGGGGTCGTTCACGGTGTCGCCCCTCGCCTCCCTGCCGGTTCAGGATCAGGCCATCGTGATCGCCTTCCTCAGGAGCTTCGGGTCCATCAAGAAGGTCCAGGAGCTGCTGGGAGTCAGCTTCCCAACCGCGCGCGCCCGCCTCGAGAGGATAGTCGACAACCTGAACGGGACGATGACCGCTCCGGACGGCAGGGACGACATCCTCGAACTGCTCGCAAGGGGCGAGCTGACCGTCGCGCAGGCCATGGAGAGGCTGTGA